A section of the Candidatus Thermoplasmatota archaeon genome encodes:
- the ligA gene encoding NAD-dependent DNA ligase LigA: MASLQLGEAGLLKKMCSTHFQLKKSLRFSNEEAKKALARIEELRKEIRYHDRLYYVENNPIISDYEYDKLVEELKKLEQKYPHFITPDSPTQRVSGQPIEGFATVEHKVAMLSLDNSYSADELREFDKRAKKWLGVDRVEYVVEPKIDGLGIALIYENGVFKRGATRGDGARGDDITLNLKTIKSIPLKLDLDGKSAKIKTLADSEIRGEAYMTRKGFEQLNKERAKANEPLFANTRNAAAGSLRQLDPRLVAKRPLDVFLYTLSYTKQKNPFKTHWECLEALKEVGIRVNPGVKKFSDIEEVIKYCDDWESKRDELDYDIDGMVVKVNALEQQAKLGCTTKSPRWASAYKFPPKHVTTKIKDIIVQVGRTGALTPVAVLEPVEVGGVTVSRATLHNEDEIRRKDIRIGDVVFIERAGEVIPEVIKPVKERRTGKEKIFTMPKKCPVCSSDIVRPKGEAVARCVGLSCPAQLKNSLDHFASRHAMNIEGLGPAIIEQLVAKGLVKDLADIYNLKVDVLANLERYGEKSATKVIEQIEASKKSEFARVLFALGIRHVGRHAAILLADNFQSIDELMKASKERVEAIEGIGSVVADSIISFFKDKKNRAVIEKLRKAGVNMSAKPRAIGILAGKRFVFTGELEKYSRSEAESIVERLGGSFSSTISKSVDYVVVGKDPGSKYEKAKKLGLKTISEEEFDRIIRGR; the protein is encoded by the coding sequence ATGGCGTCGCTACAGCTAGGAGAGGCTGGCTTACTAAAAAAGATGTGCTCAACACACTTTCAGTTAAAGAAATCGCTGAGATTTTCAAATGAAGAGGCAAAAAAGGCTCTGGCACGTATTGAGGAGCTTAGAAAAGAAATAAGATATCATGATAGATTGTACTACGTAGAAAATAATCCTATTATTTCAGATTACGAATATGATAAGCTTGTAGAGGAGCTGAAAAAGCTAGAGCAAAAATATCCACATTTTATTACTCCTGATTCGCCAACTCAACGTGTAAGCGGCCAGCCTATAGAAGGATTTGCAACTGTGGAGCATAAAGTTGCTATGCTGAGCTTGGACAATAGCTACTCTGCAGACGAGCTGCGAGAGTTTGATAAAAGAGCGAAGAAATGGCTAGGCGTTGACAGAGTTGAGTATGTAGTAGAGCCTAAGATAGATGGGCTCGGAATTGCTTTAATCTATGAAAATGGTGTATTCAAAAGAGGCGCTACAAGAGGCGACGGCGCAAGAGGAGATGATATTACCTTAAACCTAAAAACTATTAAAAGCATACCTTTGAAATTAGATTTAGATGGTAAAAGTGCCAAAATAAAAACGCTCGCTGATTCTGAGATAAGGGGAGAAGCCTACATGACAAGAAAAGGGTTTGAGCAGCTCAACAAAGAGCGTGCAAAAGCTAACGAGCCACTTTTTGCAAATACTAGAAACGCAGCTGCAGGCTCTCTGAGGCAGCTTGACCCTAGACTCGTTGCCAAAAGGCCTCTGGATGTTTTCCTTTATACTCTGAGCTATACAAAGCAAAAAAACCCTTTTAAAACTCACTGGGAATGTTTAGAAGCGTTGAAAGAAGTAGGTATTAGAGTCAATCCCGGAGTGAAAAAATTTTCAGATATAGAAGAAGTAATAAAGTATTGTGATGATTGGGAGAGCAAGCGTGACGAGCTGGATTACGATATAGATGGAATGGTTGTAAAAGTGAACGCATTAGAGCAGCAAGCGAAGCTGGGCTGTACTACAAAGAGCCCCAGATGGGCTTCAGCCTATAAATTTCCACCCAAACACGTAACAACTAAAATTAAAGATATTATAGTTCAGGTTGGTAGAACAGGAGCGCTAACGCCTGTAGCGGTTCTAGAGCCTGTAGAAGTTGGAGGTGTAACAGTATCTAGAGCTACACTTCATAACGAAGATGAAATTAGAAGGAAAGATATCAGGATAGGCGATGTTGTTTTCATAGAGCGAGCAGGCGAAGTTATACCTGAAGTTATAAAGCCGGTAAAGGAAAGGAGAACTGGCAAAGAGAAAATCTTTACTATGCCTAAAAAATGCCCTGTCTGCAGCTCAGACATTGTTAGACCTAAAGGCGAAGCAGTTGCAAGGTGCGTCGGGCTATCATGCCCAGCGCAATTAAAAAATTCTTTAGACCATTTTGCATCAAGGCATGCAATGAATATAGAGGGCTTAGGACCTGCTATTATAGAACAGCTAGTGGCGAAAGGTTTGGTTAAAGACCTCGCAGATATTTACAATTTAAAAGTAGATGTTTTAGCAAACCTAGAGAGATACGGTGAAAAATCAGCTACAAAGGTAATAGAGCAGATTGAAGCAAGCAAAAAGAGCGAGTTTGCTAGAGTTTTGTTCGCTCTTGGAATAAGGCATGTAGGGAGACATGCGGCAATACTCTTAGCAGATAACTTCCAATCAATTGATGAGCTTATGAAAGCAAGCAAAGAAAGAGTAGAGGCAATAGAAGGTATAGGAAGCGTTGTCGCAGACAGCATAATATCGTTTTTTAAAGATAAAAAGAATCGAGCGGTTATAGAGAAGCTAAGGAAAGCAGGCGTAAATATGAGTGCAAAGCCAAGAGCTATAGGAATTTTAGCAGGTAAAAGATTCGTTTTTACAGGAGAATTAGAAAAATATTCTAGAAGCGAAGCTGAAAGTATTGTTGAGAGACTCGGCGGAAGCTTTAGCTCAACCATTAGCAAGAGTGTTGATTACGTTGTTGTAGGAAAAGACCCGGGCTCCAAATACGAGAAAGCTAAAAAATTGGGTTTGAAAACAATTTCTGAAGAAGAGTTTGATAGAATAATAAGAGGAAGATAG
- the polX gene encoding DNA polymerase/3'-5' exonuclease PolX, with protein MRNTELAKVFYEIATILEMQDVPFKPRAYTKAAQTIESWNVELGQIYKESGVKGLMEIPGVGDAIAKKIAELLETGKLKYLEGLKKNVPKGLMEMVSIEFLGPKTAYKLYKELGITNIEELKKAAQEHKIRELKGLGDKVEERILKGIEKLKEAKGRMLLGRAYPIATEIIERLKAGGGIEKIEPAGSLRRMKETIGDIDILVVSAEPEKVMKNFVTLPMVKEVIAHGKTKSSVILTEDVHADLRVVPRESFGSALQYFTGSKDHNIKLRKIAIDKGLKISEYGVFDKRTNKRIAGATEEELYKMLGMPWIQPELREDRGEVEAALANKLPKLIEQKDIKGDFHVHTKWSDGANTIEEMVEAARKKGYSFIVITDHSATLKVARGLTGEALVEQGKEIKELSKRYPNFHIFSGIEVEIKKNGELDFDDSVLKKLDIVAAAVHSNFKMGEKEMTERIATAMRNENVDIISHLTGSIIGKRDPYQVNVEKIIDTAVNTKTYLEINSQPDRLDLRDVHVKLAKEKGCKICLGTDAHNVSHLDFMKYGVATARRGWLTKKDVLNTLSVKEIAEIFK; from the coding sequence ATGAGGAACACAGAGCTCGCAAAAGTATTCTATGAAATTGCAACTATACTTGAAATGCAAGATGTACCTTTTAAGCCTAGAGCTTATACAAAAGCAGCTCAGACAATAGAGTCATGGAATGTAGAACTTGGACAAATTTACAAAGAGAGTGGTGTAAAGGGGTTAATGGAGATACCGGGCGTAGGTGATGCGATAGCGAAAAAGATAGCGGAGCTTTTGGAGACCGGTAAACTAAAATATCTAGAAGGGCTGAAAAAGAACGTACCCAAAGGTCTTATGGAAATGGTCTCAATTGAGTTTCTAGGGCCTAAAACAGCTTATAAACTTTACAAAGAGCTTGGTATAACTAATATAGAAGAGCTAAAGAAAGCAGCCCAAGAGCATAAAATTAGAGAGCTCAAAGGGCTTGGCGATAAAGTTGAAGAGCGCATTTTGAAAGGAATTGAAAAGTTAAAAGAAGCGAAGGGAAGAATGCTGCTAGGGAGAGCTTATCCTATAGCTACAGAGATTATAGAGCGATTGAAAGCGGGTGGCGGTATTGAGAAAATAGAGCCTGCAGGCAGTTTGAGAAGAATGAAAGAGACTATCGGCGATATAGATATTTTAGTAGTTTCAGCTGAGCCTGAAAAAGTCATGAAAAATTTTGTAACTTTACCAATGGTTAAAGAAGTGATAGCTCATGGCAAAACAAAATCATCTGTAATTTTAACTGAAGATGTCCATGCAGACCTGAGAGTAGTTCCCAGAGAGAGTTTCGGCTCAGCATTACAATATTTCACAGGTAGTAAAGACCACAACATAAAGCTTAGAAAAATAGCTATTGATAAAGGCCTTAAAATAAGTGAGTACGGAGTATTTGACAAGCGCACAAACAAGCGCATTGCTGGCGCAACAGAAGAAGAGCTCTATAAAATGTTAGGTATGCCTTGGATTCAGCCTGAACTTAGAGAGGATAGAGGCGAAGTAGAAGCTGCGCTAGCAAACAAACTACCAAAATTAATTGAGCAAAAAGACATCAAAGGCGATTTCCATGTGCATACTAAATGGAGCGACGGCGCTAATACAATTGAAGAAATGGTTGAAGCTGCTAGAAAAAAAGGCTATTCTTTCATAGTGATAACTGATCATTCTGCAACACTTAAAGTAGCTCGTGGGTTAACCGGAGAAGCTCTTGTAGAGCAGGGCAAAGAGATAAAAGAATTGAGCAAGCGGTATCCTAATTTCCATATATTCTCAGGTATAGAAGTAGAGATAAAGAAGAATGGCGAACTTGATTTTGACGATTCTGTGCTAAAGAAATTGGATATTGTAGCTGCTGCAGTGCACTCCAATTTTAAAATGGGCGAAAAAGAAATGACTGAGAGAATAGCAACTGCTATGAGAAACGAAAATGTAGATATAATAAGTCATTTAACCGGCAGTATAATAGGCAAAAGAGACCCTTATCAAGTAAATGTTGAAAAGATTATTGATACAGCAGTAAATACTAAAACGTATCTTGAAATAAACTCGCAGCCAGACAGATTGGACCTCAGAGATGTGCATGTGAAGTTAGCAAAAGAAAAAGGCTGTAAGATTTGCTTGGGAACAGATGCCCATAACGTGAGTCATTTAGATTTTATGAAGTATGGCGTCGCTACAGCTAGGAGAGGCTGGCTTACTAAAAAAGATGTGCTCAACACACTTTCAGTTAAAGAAATCGCTGAGATTTTCAAATGA
- a CDS encoding CinA family protein codes for MAVLEERVGALLRKHNLTVAVAESCTGGLIANRITNISGSSDYFNRGLVTYSIRAKQELLKVPLKTIETFGVVSSQTALAMAEGVREESKTDLGIGVTGIAGPTSVNGKPVGLVYIALAYDKGNICKEFKFKGDRKEIKEKASTEALKLLKEYLNAKK; via the coding sequence ATGGCTGTTTTAGAAGAAAGGGTTGGCGCCCTTCTAAGAAAGCACAATCTTACAGTTGCAGTCGCGGAATCATGTACAGGAGGATTGATTGCAAACAGAATTACTAACATTTCAGGCAGTTCAGATTACTTCAACCGAGGATTGGTTACTTACAGTATAAGGGCGAAGCAGGAACTTTTGAAAGTACCTCTGAAAACGATTGAAACGTTTGGCGTAGTAAGCTCGCAAACAGCTCTTGCAATGGCAGAAGGAGTGAGAGAAGAGAGTAAGACTGACTTGGGAATAGGTGTTACAGGCATAGCAGGGCCGACAAGCGTTAATGGAAAGCCAGTGGGACTTGTTTACATAGCGCTAGCCTACGATAAAGGCAATATTTGCAAAGAGTTTAAGTTTAAGGGCGATAGAAAAGAAATAAAAGAAAAAGCAAGTACCGAAGCTCTTAAACTTCTAAAAGAATATCTGAATGCTAAAAAATGA
- a CDS encoding Lrp/AsnC ligand binding domain-containing protein translates to MRANDKVTAYVLIKTEVGKADTVASEILKIPGISKASVVAGEYDIIVELVETNVKEIFNKVVKEIQGISDIKETKTFIGTKMIAALPKGRL, encoded by the coding sequence ATGAGGGCTAACGATAAAGTAACTGCCTATGTATTAATAAAAACCGAGGTAGGAAAGGCTGATACTGTAGCTAGTGAAATACTAAAGATACCAGGGATTTCGAAAGCCAGTGTGGTGGCAGGTGAATATGATATTATTGTAGAGCTGGTGGAGACAAATGTAAAAGAAATATTCAACAAAGTAGTGAAAGAGATACAGGGAATATCAGATATCAAAGAGACTAAAACGTTCATAGGAACAAAAATGATTGCTGCTTTACCAAAAGGCAGATTGTAA
- a CDS encoding translation initiation factor IF-6 — MLQTVDVAHIGILCRAGDSVCVVPPDLSPKMVTAIKKTLNVEVIPITICNTSLIGAMLILNSHGAVVTELAYDSEAKKLKEHLPLVTISDRLNAIGNNVLANDTHGLVHPQLSKETIEILESTLMIEVAKGTVAGLKTVGSAGVVTNKGLLLHPETTEEELDFLKDFFKLPVYLGTVNFGFPYVGSAIVANSKGAIVGKNTTGIELGIIEEALGFV, encoded by the coding sequence ATGCTACAAACAGTAGACGTTGCTCATATTGGGATTTTATGTAGAGCTGGCGACAGTGTTTGTGTTGTTCCTCCTGATCTTTCGCCTAAAATGGTTACTGCTATTAAAAAAACACTCAATGTTGAAGTTATACCTATAACTATTTGCAACACTTCTCTTATAGGAGCAATGCTTATACTTAATTCTCACGGAGCTGTTGTTACAGAACTTGCTTACGATTCGGAAGCGAAAAAATTAAAGGAGCACTTGCCTTTAGTTACAATCAGTGATAGACTTAATGCGATAGGAAATAACGTACTTGCAAATGATACCCATGGCCTTGTCCATCCGCAACTCAGCAAGGAAACAATCGAAATTCTTGAAAGTACTCTTATGATAGAAGTAGCTAAAGGTACTGTTGCAGGCTTGAAAACAGTAGGTTCTGCAGGTGTTGTAACAAATAAAGGTCTTCTCCTGCATCCTGAAACTACTGAAGAGGAACTTGACTTTTTAAAAGATTTTTTCAAGCTTCCTGTCTACTTGGGCACTGTAAATTTCGGCTTCCCTTACGTAGGCTCAGCCATAGTTGCAAACTCAAAAGGAGCTATTGTTGGCAAAAATACTACTGGCATAGAGCTAGGGATAATTGAAGAAGCTTTAGGGTTTGTATAG
- a CDS encoding 50S ribosomal protein L31e — MAEEEVIYTIPLGTYKPRTKRAESAIRDIRDFISRKLKSNNIWIDTHLNELIWARGCKRMPKKVRVKAVKFEDGLVEVSLPEIEKGKETEEKEVEEKEIKVK; from the coding sequence ATGGCTGAAGAAGAAGTAATATATACAATACCTTTAGGCACGTATAAGCCACGCACTAAAAGAGCTGAATCTGCAATAAGGGATATTAGAGATTTTATTTCGCGCAAACTCAAATCAAATAATATTTGGATAGATACACACTTAAATGAGCTTATATGGGCTAGAGGCTGTAAAAGAATGCCCAAGAAAGTGAGGGTAAAAGCAGTAAAATTTGAAGATGGGCTTGTTGAGGTCTCACTACCGGAAATAGAAAAAGGTAAAGAAACCGAAGAAAAGGAAGTAGAAGAAAAAGAAATAAAAGTAAAATAA
- a CDS encoding 50S ribosomal protein L39e, producing the protein MARNKPVAKKLRLLKAEKQNRRVPAWVMMKTARRFTRHPKQRSWRRTSLKK; encoded by the coding sequence ATGGCTAGGAACAAACCAGTAGCTAAAAAACTAAGACTTTTAAAAGCTGAGAAACAGAATAGGAGAGTACCTGCGTGGGTTATGATGAAGACAGCGCGTAGATTTACAAGGCATCCTAAACAGAGGAGCTGGCGAAGAACTAGTCTTAAAAAGTAA
- a CDS encoding DNA-binding protein, which translates to QQQLQMQYLQQAALEERQKQVEIQKQMILRQILTPEARERLTALKLAKPELVEVVENQLLLLLQNGRLTKQIDDATLKQLLARIGSRKREIKIKRLN; encoded by the coding sequence CAGCAACAGCTACAAATGCAATATTTGCAGCAAGCGGCATTGGAAGAGCGGCAAAAGCAGGTAGAAATTCAAAAGCAAATGATATTACGTCAGATTTTAACTCCGGAAGCGAGGGAGCGGTTAACGGCCCTTAAACTTGCTAAGCCTGAGCTTGTAGAGGTTGTAGAAAATCAGCTTCTGCTACTACTGCAAAACGGTAGATTAACAAAACAGATTGATGATGCAACTCTTAAACAGCTTTTAGCAAGAATAGGGTCTAGAAAAAGGGAAATAAAAATAAAGAGGTTAAATTAA
- a CDS encoding 40S ribosomal protein S19, which translates to MTTVYDVPPDMLLKKLADKLKQSAHIKMPEKLRFMKTGVHCEKAPSQLDWWYIRASAVLRKIYIHHSIGVERLAALFGGPRDRGSKPDRARKGSRAIIRHVLKQLEQAGYVISVKGS; encoded by the coding sequence ATGACTACAGTATACGACGTGCCTCCAGATATGCTACTAAAAAAACTAGCTGACAAATTAAAACAGAGTGCCCATATAAAAATGCCTGAGAAGTTAAGGTTTATGAAGACAGGCGTGCATTGTGAGAAAGCGCCTTCCCAGCTAGATTGGTGGTATATTAGAGCAAGTGCAGTTCTTAGGAAAATATACATTCATCATTCCATTGGAGTAGAGAGACTTGCAGCTCTCTTCGGGGGCCCCAGAGATAGAGGCTCTAAGCCTGATAGAGCTAGAAAAGGCAGCAGAGCTATTATAAGACATGTTTTAAAACAGCTAGAGCAAGCAGGCTATGTGATCTCTGTGAAAGGCTCCG
- a CDS encoding Hsp20/alpha crystallin family protein: protein MEKRKKEEEKPKLELGLDLGGIFKGIGELVELASKLAEEGQAEIKRTGEITFDKAKKLRGMYGFSVRVGRGGKPIIDKFGTLAPEARPKELKPEVSEVREPLVDVFEEKEEIIIVAELPGVEEKDIKTELKEDILIISGETKDRKYLKEVALPAKVTGALEKSYRNGVLELKLKKQK, encoded by the coding sequence ATGGAGAAGCGAAAGAAAGAAGAGGAAAAGCCTAAATTAGAGTTGGGCTTGGATTTAGGTGGTATTTTCAAAGGTATAGGCGAGCTCGTAGAGCTTGCATCAAAGCTAGCTGAGGAAGGTCAGGCAGAGATAAAAAGGACTGGCGAAATTACTTTCGATAAAGCAAAAAAGCTCAGAGGAATGTACGGCTTTTCAGTGAGAGTTGGTAGAGGTGGAAAACCGATAATAGATAAGTTCGGCACCTTAGCGCCGGAAGCAAGACCCAAAGAGCTAAAGCCTGAGGTAAGCGAAGTCAGAGAGCCTTTGGTAGACGTGTTTGAAGAAAAAGAAGAAATTATAATAGTTGCGGAGCTACCAGGGGTTGAGGAGAAGGACATAAAAACAGAACTAAAAGAGGATATTTTGATAATTTCTGGTGAAACGAAAGATAGAAAATACTTGAAGGAAGTAGCGCTTCCGGCAAAGGTTACAGGCGCACTAGAAAAGAGTTATAGGAATGGTGTGCTAGAGCTTAAGCTCAAGAAACAGAAATAA
- a CDS encoding DUF835 domain-containing protein → MKVCVKPGCSYILKEKSLRKYTQPFKKLFSKGFRALCITNRKPEELKKKYELSIEVFRLNDKNSKKPAEIIDRIEKFSQSTKKGIVLFEGIDKIIKNNDFLNTLTVLESINDTIMSSNSSLILAVDTSKFNKKELAFLERNLEPILAL, encoded by the coding sequence ATGAAGGTTTGTGTTAAGCCAGGCTGTAGTTATATATTAAAAGAAAAAAGCTTGAGAAAGTATACTCAGCCTTTTAAAAAGCTTTTTTCTAAGGGATTTAGAGCTCTGTGCATTACAAACCGCAAGCCTGAGGAGCTTAAAAAGAAGTATGAACTTAGTATAGAAGTTTTCAGGCTGAACGATAAGAACAGTAAAAAGCCAGCTGAAATAATAGATAGAATAGAAAAATTCTCACAGTCTACAAAAAAGGGCATTGTGCTTTTTGAAGGTATAGATAAAATTATAAAAAATAACGATTTTTTAAATACTTTAACAGTTCTAGAAAGCATTAACGATACAATTATGAGCAGCAATTCCAGTCTTATTTTAGCAGTAGATACTTCCAAATTTAACAAGAAAGAGCTTGCTTTCTTGGAAAGGAACTTGGAGCCTATTCTTGCACTATAA
- a CDS encoding DUF835 domain-containing protein, giving the protein MEKDILKTLVKGNSYLIKEKKPDKTFELFKLLIKNKIEPFCIARLHPKHIKWKYKIKVKSLWLSKKEYNYCLSPTDLGVLVSTAENFIKSAKNGVLLIEGLEYLILNNDFTKVLRAVADLIESVMESNCRILLPIDPDTLDSKELALLERNLVVIETEEEEEKLL; this is encoded by the coding sequence ATGGAAAAGGATATTTTAAAAACGCTAGTAAAAGGTAACAGCTATTTAATAAAAGAGAAAAAGCCTGACAAAACATTCGAGCTTTTTAAGTTATTAATTAAAAATAAAATAGAGCCTTTCTGCATTGCCAGATTGCATCCTAAACATATCAAGTGGAAGTATAAAATAAAAGTAAAAAGTCTATGGCTTAGTAAAAAAGAATATAATTACTGCCTATCACCAACAGATTTAGGTGTGCTTGTTTCTACAGCTGAGAATTTTATTAAAAGTGCAAAAAATGGTGTGCTGTTAATTGAAGGGTTAGAATATCTCATTTTGAATAATGATTTCACCAAAGTTCTAAGAGCTGTAGCGGATCTAATTGAAAGCGTTATGGAAAGTAACTGCAGAATACTGTTGCCAATAGACCCTGACACATTAGATAGTAAAGAGCTGGCACTGCTTGAAAGAAATCTAGTGGTAATAGAAACTGAGGAAGAGGAAGAAAAGCTCCTATAA
- a CDS encoding PadR family transcriptional regulator produces the protein MTKELKQSLESVVLEILETQSMCGYDIIKVLFQRYGLFISPGRIYPLLSYLEGLGILKSEIGGRRSKVYYLARK, from the coding sequence GTGACAAAAGAGTTAAAGCAGAGCTTAGAATCTGTTGTACTAGAAATTTTAGAAACTCAGTCAATGTGCGGATATGACATTATAAAAGTACTGTTTCAGCGCTACGGGCTTTTTATATCTCCAGGCAGAATCTATCCTCTACTGAGCTATCTAGAAGGGCTAGGCATCTTGAAATCAGAGATTGGTGGCAGAAGATCTAAAGTTTATTATTTAGCTAGAAAATAA
- a CDS encoding ATPase domain-containing protein, producing the protein MLRDAVKGLDRLFEKDIPEGFIILITGTPGTLKSGFVHQVLSNHLARAKKFGVYATLEEPKESHLRNMRSLGIKKVEGLEIFDYSDIRKEWKAEEETLDMVKITEDIIGFYKEKKGEDFTCFALDSLNALYSLVKSTNLRSDSYHFFTALRESGLTSFITLELPKEPGEYAPEYFLVDGVIEVGVIETREDVTRYVQIKKMRAVKHSMKKHQLVVEEDGLAVLGPVYE; encoded by the coding sequence ATGCTTAGAGACGCTGTTAAAGGATTAGATAGGTTGTTTGAAAAAGATATACCTGAGGGGTTTATAATTCTAATTACAGGCACACCTGGCACACTCAAGTCAGGTTTTGTTCATCAAGTACTTAGTAACCATTTAGCGAGAGCGAAAAAATTCGGTGTTTACGCTACACTTGAAGAGCCTAAAGAGAGCCATTTGCGTAATATGCGCTCTTTAGGTATAAAGAAAGTTGAGGGCTTAGAAATTTTCGATTATTCTGATATCCGCAAAGAGTGGAAAGCAGAAGAAGAAACTTTAGATATGGTGAAAATAACTGAGGATATTATTGGTTTTTATAAAGAGAAGAAAGGCGAAGATTTTACTTGCTTTGCTCTAGATTCCCTTAACGCGCTCTACTCACTTGTAAAATCAACGAACCTAAGAAGCGACAGCTATCATTTCTTTACAGCGCTAAGAGAAAGTGGACTTACTTCTTTCATCACTCTAGAACTGCCAAAAGAGCCTGGCGAATACGCTCCAGAGTATTTTTTAGTAGACGGCGTTATTGAAGTCGGTGTTATTGAGACTAGAGAAGATGTTACTAGATATGTACAGATAAAGAAGATGCGCGCTGTAAAGCATTCTATGAAGAAACATCAGTTAGTAGTTGAAGAAGATGGCTTAGCAGTTTTAGGGCCTGTTTACGAGTAG
- a CDS encoding DUF835 domain-containing protein: MAEIYEDKRWELKQGDKIYPHLTTEILQRWVVEGVVSDDDLVREEGAPHWEKLNELKEFKFLLWAREKEAKVLQNIEEGHSYIIKEKKPRRIFEILQNFVSLGYRALCVTRIYYEEIREKYKLGKTDIFWLSKEERENCLSPTDLGRLAHTIIEFFKHTKDSICALEGLEYLITHNDFEKVLRLVDDLSEKTALSKSRLILSVTPETLEEKQLALLERNLESIEVEEE, translated from the coding sequence ATGGCTGAAATTTACGAAGACAAGCGCTGGGAACTGAAGCAAGGCGATAAAATATACCCTCATTTAACAACAGAAATATTGCAGAGATGGGTTGTAGAAGGAGTTGTTAGCGATGATGATCTTGTTAGAGAGGAGGGCGCACCACATTGGGAGAAGTTGAATGAGCTCAAAGAGTTCAAATTTCTGCTCTGGGCAAGAGAAAAAGAAGCTAAAGTACTGCAAAATATAGAGGAAGGTCATAGCTATATTATAAAAGAGAAAAAGCCTAGAAGAATTTTTGAAATATTGCAAAATTTTGTATCTTTGGGCTATAGAGCGCTTTGTGTTACAAGAATCTATTATGAAGAAATCAGAGAAAAATACAAGCTTGGAAAAACAGACATTTTCTGGCTGAGTAAAGAAGAGCGCGAGAACTGTCTTAGCCCTACAGATTTGGGAAGGTTAGCGCATACAATTATAGAGTTCTTTAAACATACAAAAGATAGTATTTGTGCACTCGAAGGCTTAGAATATCTAATCACTCATAACGATTTCGAGAAGGTTTTAAGGCTTGTTGATGACCTTTCAGAGAAAACAGCTCTTAGCAAATCAAGACTTATCCTATCAGTAACTCCTGAAACGCTTGAGGAGAAACAACTTGCACTGCTAGAAAGAAATTTAGAATCTATAGAAGTAGAAGAGGAATAA